One Gammaproteobacteria bacterium DNA segment encodes these proteins:
- a CDS encoding DegQ family serine endoprotease: MRYHPGKNRPHHARRPARRLPALLAVLAFVTASTVGAALPAAVDGEPLPSLAPMLERAVPAVVNISTRTEVRRELSPLLQDPFFRRFFDIPRERSRKRHSLGSGVVVDAAEGYILTNHHVIDRADEITVTLQDGRNLQAELVGHDPETDIAVVRVPPEGLTALPLADSDDLRVGDFVVAIGSPFGLGQTVTSGIVSAMGRSGLGIEGYEDFIQTDASINPGNSGGALVNLRGELVGINTAILAPGGGNVGIGFAIPANMAREIMAQLVEYGEVRRGYLGVTAQDLTPELATAFGLESRDGAVITEVATGSPGAEAGLRPGDVIVAVNGRRVSNSSDVRNTVGLARLGQEVAIEFLRDGAPMTVTMRSRAPEPEGTAGAQLHPRLADARFAEVDVGGDGRDAVRVGVLAVEQDGAAWNSGLRPGDIILAVNRQRVGGLKAMARELAGSGDTFSLTLQRGSRILRIVLR, encoded by the coding sequence ATGCGCTACCACCCTGGAAAGAACCGCCCCCACCACGCCCGGCGCCCGGCCCGTCGGCTGCCGGCTCTGCTGGCGGTGCTGGCCTTCGTCACCGCCTCCACCGTGGGGGCGGCCCTGCCCGCCGCGGTGGATGGCGAGCCTCTGCCCTCCCTGGCGCCCATGCTGGAGCGCGCGGTGCCGGCGGTGGTGAACATATCCACCCGCACCGAGGTGCGTCGCGAGCTCAGCCCCCTGTTGCAGGACCCCTTCTTCCGGCGCTTCTTCGACATCCCCCGGGAGCGCTCCAGGAAACGCCACAGCCTGGGCTCGGGGGTGGTGGTGGATGCCGCCGAAGGCTACATCCTCACCAATCACCATGTCATCGACCGCGCCGACGAGATCACCGTGACCCTGCAGGACGGGCGTAACCTTCAGGCGGAACTGGTGGGCCACGATCCCGAGACCGACATCGCCGTAGTGCGGGTGCCGCCTGAAGGCCTCACCGCCCTGCCCCTGGCGGACTCCGATGACCTGCGGGTGGGGGACTTCGTGGTGGCCATCGGCAGCCCCTTCGGCCTCGGCCAGACGGTGACCTCGGGCATCGTCAGCGCCATGGGGCGCAGCGGCCTGGGCATCGAGGGCTACGAGGACTTCATCCAGACCGATGCCTCCATCAACCCGGGCAACTCCGGCGGTGCCCTGGTGAACCTGCGGGGCGAACTGGTGGGTATCAACACCGCCATCCTGGCCCCCGGGGGCGGCAACGTGGGGATCGGCTTCGCTATCCCCGCCAACATGGCGCGGGAGATCATGGCCCAGTTGGTGGAGTATGGCGAGGTACGCCGGGGTTATCTCGGCGTCACCGCCCAGGACCTCACGCCGGAGCTGGCCACGGCCTTCGGCCTGGAGTCGCGCGACGGCGCCGTCATCACCGAGGTGGCCACGGGCTCCCCCGGCGCCGAGGCCGGCCTGCGGCCCGGCGACGTCATCGTCGCGGTCAACGGCCGCCGGGTCAGCAATTCCTCCGATGTACGCAACACCGTGGGTCTGGCCCGCCTCGGCCAGGAGGTGGCCATCGAGTTCCTGCGTGACGGGGCCCCCATGACCGTCACCATGCGCTCCCGTGCCCCGGAGCCCGAAGGCACGGCCGGCGCACAGTTGCACCCGCGGCTGGCGGACGCGCGCTTCGCCGAGGTCGACGTCGGCGGCGACGGCCGTGACGCGGTGCGCGTCGGCGTGCTGGCGGTGGAGCAGGACGGCGCCGCCTGGAACTCCGGGCTGCGGCCGGGGGACATCATCCTGGCGGTGAACCGCCAGCGGGTGGGTGGGCTGAAGGCCATGGCGCGCGAACTCGCCGGTAGCGGCGACACCTTCTCCCTGACCCTGCAGCGGGGCAGCAGGATCCTGCGTATCGTACTGAGGTAG
- the rmuC gene encoding DNA recombination protein RmuC: protein MDLQHPLLPWLAALVPLALVAALVAALAVFHGRARRDAQRALERLEASLEQARDRQHEQAHALRALATQMDRMDQHLAAHRGELTTALERGFGANRATQIKALGQLQNHLIRQFAALNDQVKSSLADYEQRAERRDSHGLKVLHDSLSRGTRAMQEQVSGAVKASGEAVSEQVDRLTRSTDERLRDISGQVEKRLAEGFEKTTAVFADVQQRLALIDEAQKRITELSSNVVSLQEVLSDKRSRGAMGEVQLSALVGNVMPEGSYALQHTLPNNRRVDCILFLPDPTGHVAVDSKFPLESWQRMMDETAPEAERQAAGRQFKQDVKRHIKDIAERYILPTVTADGAVMFIPAEAVFAEIQAHHPDLVELSYRSRVWMCSPTTMMAVLNTARAVLKDDATRRQVHIIQDHLSWLGRDFERFRKRMDNLARHIGQAHSDVKDVHISAGKIAERFERIEKVELEGAEEAAALPRAAPGSGDGA from the coding sequence ATGGATCTCCAGCACCCCCTCCTGCCCTGGCTGGCGGCGTTAGTGCCGCTGGCGCTGGTGGCGGCGCTGGTGGCGGCCTTGGCGGTGTTCCATGGCCGCGCCCGGCGTGACGCTCAGCGGGCGCTGGAACGCCTGGAGGCGTCCCTGGAGCAGGCCCGTGACCGGCAGCACGAGCAGGCCCATGCCCTGCGCGCCCTGGCCACCCAGATGGACCGCATGGACCAGCACCTGGCGGCCCACCGCGGCGAGCTCACGACGGCCCTGGAGCGCGGCTTCGGCGCCAATCGCGCGACCCAGATCAAGGCCCTGGGGCAACTGCAGAATCACCTCATCCGCCAGTTCGCGGCCCTCAACGACCAGGTGAAGAGCAGCCTGGCCGACTACGAGCAGCGGGCCGAACGCCGCGACAGCCACGGCCTCAAGGTCCTGCATGACAGCCTCAGCCGGGGCACCCGCGCCATGCAGGAGCAGGTGTCCGGGGCGGTCAAGGCCAGTGGCGAGGCGGTCAGCGAGCAGGTAGACCGCCTCACCCGCTCCACCGACGAGCGCCTGCGGGACATCAGCGGCCAGGTGGAGAAACGCCTCGCCGAGGGCTTCGAGAAGACCACCGCGGTATTCGCCGACGTGCAGCAGCGCCTCGCCCTCATCGACGAGGCCCAGAAGCGCATCACCGAACTCTCCAGCAACGTAGTGAGCCTCCAGGAGGTGCTGTCGGACAAGCGCTCCCGGGGCGCCATGGGGGAGGTCCAGCTGTCCGCCCTGGTCGGCAACGTGATGCCCGAGGGCAGCTACGCCCTCCAGCACACCCTGCCCAACAACCGGCGGGTGGACTGCATCCTGTTCCTGCCCGACCCCACCGGACACGTGGCAGTGGATTCGAAGTTCCCCCTGGAATCCTGGCAGCGCATGATGGACGAAACGGCCCCCGAGGCGGAGCGCCAGGCGGCCGGGCGCCAGTTCAAGCAGGACGTGAAACGCCACATCAAGGACATCGCCGAGCGCTACATCCTACCCACGGTGACGGCGGATGGCGCGGTGATGTTCATCCCCGCGGAGGCGGTGTTCGCCGAGATCCAGGCCCACCACCCCGACCTGGTGGAGCTGTCTTACCGCTCCCGGGTGTGGATGTGCTCCCCCACCACCATGATGGCGGTACTGAACACCGCGCGGGCGGTGCTCAAGGACGACGCCACCCGTCGCCAGGTGCATATCATCCAGGACCACCTGTCATGGCTGGGCCGCGACTTCGAGCGCTTCCGCAAGCGCATGGACAATCTCGCCCGCCACATCGGCCAGGCCCACAGCGACGTCAAGGACGTGCACATCTCGGCGGGCAAGATCGCGGAGCGCTTCGAGCGCATCGAGAAGGTGGAGCTGGAGGGCGCGGAGGAGGCCGCCGCCCTGCCCCGGGCGGCCCCGGGGAGCGGCGACGGGGCCTGA
- a CDS encoding transglutaminase-like domain-containing protein, protein MNKQLPEQLRNLVSSGEEGLDLAAGALLIASLEYPELDAGRYLADLDRMGREVNELAGSGAAPLDALRALNRYLFEQQGFAGNHADYYDPRNSFLNDVLERRTGIPVTLSVVYMEVARRAGLEVDGVPFPGHFLVKLTLEEGEVLLDPYSGGVSLSLEDVEARLAALGGGGQEARHAIPELLNAASKRDILLRMASNLRVIYRNNDDYPRLLALSELLLVLAPDDAEIYRDQALCYEGLEYPAGALKAYRRYLEHAGEPRDRDAVRERMVELGAVAGNVH, encoded by the coding sequence ATGAACAAGCAATTACCCGAACAGCTGCGAAACCTGGTTTCCAGTGGGGAAGAAGGGCTCGACCTCGCGGCCGGGGCGTTGCTCATTGCCAGCCTGGAGTACCCGGAGCTGGATGCCGGGCGCTACCTGGCGGACCTCGACCGCATGGGCCGCGAGGTGAACGAGCTGGCCGGGTCCGGTGCCGCGCCCCTGGATGCCCTGCGCGCCCTCAACCGCTATCTGTTCGAGCAGCAGGGTTTCGCCGGCAACCACGCCGATTATTATGACCCCCGCAACAGCTTCCTCAACGATGTGCTGGAACGCCGCACCGGGATCCCCGTGACCCTGTCGGTGGTGTACATGGAGGTGGCCCGTCGCGCGGGGCTGGAGGTCGACGGCGTGCCCTTCCCCGGCCATTTCCTGGTGAAGCTCACCCTGGAGGAGGGCGAGGTGCTGCTGGATCCCTATTCCGGCGGGGTGTCCCTGTCCCTGGAGGACGTCGAGGCGCGGCTGGCGGCCCTGGGCGGCGGCGGCCAGGAGGCCCGGCACGCCATCCCCGAACTGCTGAACGCCGCCTCCAAGCGCGATATCCTGCTGCGCATGGCCTCCAATCTGCGGGTCATCTACCGCAACAACGACGACTATCCGCGCCTGCTGGCCCTGTCGGAACTGCTGCTGGTGCTGGCACCGGATGATGCCGAGATCTACCGTGACCAGGCGCTGTGCTACGAGGGGCTGGAGTATCCCGCCGGTGCCTTGAAGGCCTACCGGCGCTATCTGGAGCACGCCGGCGAGCCACGGGACCGCGATGCCGTTCGCGAGCGCATGGTGGAGTTGGGGGCCGTCGCCGGCAACGTGCACTGA
- a CDS encoding response regulator, with translation MNEHNILIVDDDLSLNAILGLHLQEAGYRIAGARTCREALYLLQDRPFSAALLDYCLPDGTGLDVLRAAREAAPTMGVIMISGVHDAAVRRAALEGGAIDLLRKPISLMELDAALARLAEGLSMADGPLPNYQPQTAG, from the coding sequence ATGAATGAACACAATATCCTCATCGTGGATGACGACCTGTCCCTCAATGCCATCCTCGGCCTCCACCTGCAGGAAGCGGGCTACCGCATAGCCGGGGCTCGCACCTGTCGCGAGGCCCTGTACCTGTTGCAGGACCGGCCCTTCAGCGCCGCGTTGCTGGACTACTGCCTGCCGGACGGCACGGGCCTCGATGTGTTGCGGGCGGCGCGCGAGGCGGCACCCACCATGGGCGTCATCATGATCAGTGGAGTCCACGACGCCGCCGTGCGCCGGGCCGCCCTGGAGGGGGGCGCCATCGACCTGCTGCGCAAGCCCATCTCCCTCATGGAGCTGGACGCGGCCCTGGCACGGCTGGCGGAGGGGCTGTCCATGGCGGACGGCCCCCTGCCCAATTACCAGCCCCAGACCGCGGGCTGA
- a CDS encoding sigma-70 family RNA polymerase sigma factor — protein sequence MSTCAAQIEQATAPFPPDVTRAEFETLVDTYSRDLFRYALWLARDRAVAEDVVQETLLRAWRARSSIRDSKAVKSWLMTIVRREHARLYERYRPEFSDMEVERVAGFDGDDKSTEAFVLRRALETLSPEYREPLELQVLGGHSCEEIGRIMGISRGAVMTRVFRAKHKLRELLESDYGLQTAA from the coding sequence ATGTCCACCTGTGCCGCCCAAATCGAGCAAGCCACCGCGCCCTTTCCCCCGGATGTCACCCGTGCCGAGTTCGAGACCCTGGTGGACACCTACTCCCGGGACCTGTTCCGTTACGCCCTGTGGCTGGCCCGCGACCGCGCGGTGGCCGAGGACGTGGTGCAGGAGACTCTGTTGCGGGCATGGCGGGCGCGTAGTTCCATCCGTGACTCCAAGGCCGTGAAGTCCTGGCTCATGACCATCGTGCGCCGCGAACACGCCCGCCTCTACGAGCGCTACCGCCCCGAGTTCAGCGACATGGAGGTCGAACGGGTGGCCGGCTTCGATGGCGACGACAAGAGCACCGAGGCCTTCGTGTTACGGCGCGCCCTGGAGACCCTCTCCCCCGAGTACCGCGAGCCCCTGGAACTGCAGGTGCTGGGCGGCCACAGCTGCGAGGAGATCGGCCGTATCATGGGGATCTCCCGCGGCGCCGTCATGACCCGGGTGTTCCGCGCCAAGCACAAGCTGCGGGAACTCCTGGAGTCGGATTACGGCCTCCAAACGGCCGCCTGA
- a CDS encoding DUF5989 family protein — protein MLDLVQDLWAFMRERKKFWLLPIIIVLVLLGALLVFAQGSAVAPFIYTLF, from the coding sequence ATGCTCGACCTGGTGCAGGACCTGTGGGCCTTCATGCGCGAGCGCAAGAAGTTCTGGCTGCTGCCCATCATCATCGTGCTGGTGCTGCTCGGCGCCCTGCTGGTGTTCGCCCAGGGCTCGGCGGTGGCGCCCTTCATCTATACCCTGTTCTGA
- a CDS encoding SxtJ family membrane protein — protein sequence MVARPLTTPPPTPSELRAFGLLMAAMVGLVFGLLIPWLWGLAWPLWPWPVAAVFALGALLAPRRLAPVQRLWLRIAHALGWVNTRLVLGLAFSLILVPVGVAMRLFRDPMARRLEPGRTSYRQPGRQPVKQNLERPF from the coding sequence ATGGTCGCCCGCCCGCTCACAACCCCTCCCCCCACGCCTTCGGAACTGCGCGCCTTCGGCCTGCTCATGGCGGCCATGGTGGGCCTCGTCTTCGGCCTGCTCATCCCCTGGCTGTGGGGCCTCGCCTGGCCCCTGTGGCCGTGGCCGGTGGCCGCGGTGTTCGCCCTCGGCGCCCTGCTGGCGCCCCGGCGGCTGGCCCCCGTCCAGCGCCTGTGGCTGCGCATCGCCCATGCCCTGGGGTGGGTGAATACCCGCCTCGTCCTGGGCCTCGCATTCTCCCTGATACTCGTGCCGGTGGGCGTGGCCATGAGGCTCTTCCGGGACCCCATGGCGCGGCGCCTGGAGCCCGGCCGGACCAGCTACCGGCAACCCGGCCGGCAACCCGTCAAACAGAACCTGGAGCGCCCCTTCTGA
- a CDS encoding carbamoyltransferase, protein MTTVLGLSAYYHDSAAALVEDGVIVAAAQEERFSRRKHDARFPGQAVRFCLESRGIHLTDVNQVVFYDKPLVKFERLLETYLAYAPRGFRSFVAAMPVWLQDKLYLKKTLKRELAALAGVKEQALPPLLFTEHHQAHAASAFYPSPFEKAAVLCLDGVGEWATTSAWLGAGRRLEALWQIDFPHSLGLLYSAFTYYTGFRVNSGEYKLMGLAPYGEPRYVDVILERLLDLKADGTFRLNMDYFNYCTGLTMTNGRFHDLFGGPPRTPETPITRHHMDIAASIQKVTEEVVLRLGRTLRAETGAEHLCLAGGVALNCVANGELLRAGVFEDIWVQPAAGDAGGALGAALVVWHEVHDGSHQPIAGDAMAGAYLGPRFSTTEAAQRLEAMGAVAEAIDDAELLPLVATLLADGAVVGWFQGPMEFGPRALGGRSILGDPRSPRMQSVMNLKIKYRESFRPFAPAVLAERAGEWFELDRASPYMLFVAPVAAARRLPPEEDAAGLFGIDRLKVPRSTIPAVTHVDFSARVQTVHEHTNPRFYRLLEAFEARTGCPVLVNTSFNVRGEPIVGSPEDAYRCFMRTEIDYLVVEGLLLAKTDQPPLEGDETWREELEPD, encoded by the coding sequence ATGACCACCGTCCTCGGCCTGTCGGCCTACTATCACGACAGCGCGGCGGCGCTGGTGGAGGACGGGGTCATCGTGGCGGCGGCCCAGGAGGAGCGGTTCTCGCGCCGCAAGCACGATGCCCGTTTCCCGGGTCAGGCCGTTCGCTTCTGCCTGGAGTCCCGGGGCATCCATCTCACGGATGTGAACCAAGTGGTGTTCTACGACAAGCCCCTGGTGAAGTTCGAGCGCCTGCTGGAGACCTACCTGGCCTATGCGCCGCGGGGCTTCCGGTCCTTCGTGGCCGCCATGCCGGTATGGCTGCAGGACAAGCTGTATCTCAAGAAGACCCTCAAGCGGGAACTCGCCGCCCTGGCCGGAGTGAAGGAGCAAGCCCTGCCGCCCCTGCTGTTCACGGAGCACCACCAGGCCCATGCCGCCTCGGCCTTCTATCCCAGCCCCTTCGAGAAGGCGGCGGTACTATGCCTGGACGGGGTGGGCGAATGGGCCACCACCAGCGCATGGCTGGGGGCGGGCCGGCGCCTCGAGGCCCTGTGGCAGATCGACTTCCCCCACTCCCTGGGCCTGCTCTACTCGGCCTTCACCTATTACACCGGCTTCCGGGTGAACTCCGGGGAGTACAAGCTCATGGGCCTCGCACCCTACGGTGAGCCCCGCTATGTGGACGTCATCCTGGAGCGGCTGCTGGACCTGAAGGCGGACGGCACCTTCCGCCTCAACATGGACTATTTCAACTATTGCACCGGCCTCACCATGACCAATGGCCGTTTTCATGACCTCTTCGGTGGCCCGCCCCGCACTCCGGAGACCCCAATCACCCGCCACCACATGGATATCGCGGCCTCCATCCAGAAGGTGACGGAAGAGGTGGTGTTGCGCCTCGGACGTACCCTGCGGGCCGAGACGGGCGCGGAGCACTTGTGCCTGGCGGGGGGCGTGGCCCTCAACTGCGTGGCCAATGGCGAGCTGCTGCGCGCCGGCGTGTTCGAGGACATCTGGGTCCAGCCGGCGGCGGGGGACGCCGGGGGCGCCCTGGGAGCGGCCCTGGTGGTCTGGCACGAGGTGCATGACGGCAGCCATCAACCCATAGCCGGGGACGCCATGGCCGGCGCCTACCTGGGGCCGCGCTTCTCCACCACCGAGGCCGCCCAGCGTCTGGAGGCCATGGGCGCGGTGGCCGAGGCCATAGACGATGCCGAGTTGCTGCCGCTGGTGGCCACCCTGCTGGCAGACGGCGCGGTGGTGGGGTGGTTCCAGGGCCCCATGGAGTTCGGCCCGCGGGCCCTGGGGGGGCGTTCCATCCTCGGCGATCCGCGCTCGCCGCGGATGCAGTCGGTGATGAACCTCAAGATCAAATACCGCGAGTCCTTCCGCCCCTTCGCTCCGGCGGTGCTGGCGGAGCGTGCCGGGGAGTGGTTCGAGCTGGACCGCGCGAGCCCCTACATGCTCTTCGTCGCCCCGGTGGCCGCAGCACGGCGCCTGCCTCCCGAAGAGGACGCCGCGGGCCTGTTCGGCATCGACAGGCTCAAGGTGCCCCGTTCCACCATCCCGGCCGTCACCCACGTGGATTTCTCGGCCCGGGTGCAGACGGTGCACGAGCACACCAACCCGCGCTTTTACCGGCTGCTCGAGGCCTTCGAGGCCCGTACCGGCTGCCCGGTGCTGGTGAATACCTCGTTCAACGTGCGGGGCGAACCCATCGTCGGCTCCCCGGAGGATGCCTACCGCTGCTTCATGCGTACGGAGATAGATTATCTGGTGGTGGAGGGCCTGCTGCTGGCCAAGACCGACCAGCCGCCCCTGGAAGGGGACGAGACATGGCGGGAGGAACTGGAGCCGGACTAG
- a CDS encoding bifunctional metallophosphatase/5'-nucleotidase: MKGTVSMLAVAAIVGVPGLAHGGVVSDNASLGSLLSELQPPLRVRECIRNYRSSLQILHSSDNESSFQDPNTLEEKALNYSAVVKGLKQVSRRECIPTLHLTAGDHTIPGPFHRASEEAFGAPGLGDIMMFNAMGLAANGMGNHEFDGGIDEFAVMLREADYPFVAANLDFGNVELDPVTPAIRSGRDGGSCLANRGKVVKSCVVVRGGQRIGLIGRAPADFFNVIEDPDTTLPGLDFVGGRDPATNQPLVSAVSQVLEQVDLLEGRGVNRIILLDHAQDFTGDPLSAGSLRGIDIIVAAGSTGFMARPVAEGPFNLLRPEDSAEADYPTVRVDSEGNTVLVVNSDQQFRYVGNLFVTFDRRGRIADWGDFRNGPVATTAAAIDELEPLVGASELTPDAMVASILDALKQTTLIRDAFFVVGTTDFPLNGQRVDVRSRETNLGNLAADSTIWGAQQNGFPTVDMALKNGGGIRDTIEGPSIIRLAVQAALAFDNTLTVLEMSGDQVLAAMENSVSRATFTDGRFPQVAGMVLAFDTTFAPIEGQASVTVPSRVRGLTITRHDGTVVELVSDGAADATALAEIFVLATNSFTATGGDGFAAFAAATVVGATTVGEQAILEGYIVDVLGGNVSLPDDPANPNRVIRLSE; encoded by the coding sequence ATGAAAGGTACCGTGAGCATGTTGGCCGTTGCCGCCATTGTCGGCGTTCCGGGCCTGGCCCATGGCGGCGTGGTCAGCGACAACGCCAGCCTGGGCAGTCTCTTGAGCGAACTCCAGCCTCCCCTGCGCGTGCGCGAGTGCATCCGTAACTACCGCAGCAGCCTCCAGATCCTGCACAGCTCGGACAACGAATCGTCCTTCCAGGACCCCAACACCCTGGAAGAGAAGGCCCTCAACTACTCTGCCGTGGTGAAGGGCCTGAAGCAGGTCTCCCGCCGGGAGTGCATCCCCACTCTGCACCTGACGGCCGGCGACCACACCATACCGGGACCGTTCCATCGGGCCTCCGAAGAAGCCTTCGGCGCGCCGGGTCTGGGGGACATCATGATGTTCAACGCCATGGGGCTTGCCGCCAACGGCATGGGGAACCATGAGTTCGACGGTGGCATCGACGAGTTCGCCGTCATGCTGCGGGAAGCCGACTACCCCTTCGTCGCCGCCAACCTGGACTTCGGTAATGTGGAGCTGGACCCGGTCACACCGGCCATCCGCAGCGGGCGGGATGGCGGCAGTTGCCTCGCCAACCGTGGCAAGGTGGTCAAAAGTTGCGTGGTGGTGCGCGGCGGCCAGCGCATCGGCCTCATCGGCCGCGCGCCGGCGGATTTCTTCAATGTCATCGAGGATCCGGACACCACCCTACCCGGCCTCGATTTCGTCGGCGGCCGTGACCCCGCCACCAACCAGCCCCTGGTGTCCGCCGTGTCCCAGGTCCTGGAGCAGGTGGACCTGCTGGAAGGCCGGGGGGTGAACCGCATCATCCTGCTGGACCATGCCCAGGACTTCACGGGCGATCCCCTGTCGGCCGGCAGCCTGCGCGGCATCGACATCATCGTCGCCGCCGGTTCCACCGGTTTCATGGCCAGGCCCGTGGCCGAGGGCCCCTTCAATCTGCTGCGCCCCGAGGACTCCGCCGAGGCGGACTACCCCACCGTGCGGGTGGACAGCGAGGGCAACACGGTGCTGGTGGTCAACAGCGACCAGCAATTCCGCTACGTCGGCAACCTGTTCGTCACCTTCGACCGCCGTGGCCGCATCGCCGACTGGGGCGACTTCCGTAACGGGCCGGTGGCCACCACGGCGGCGGCCATCGATGAGTTGGAGCCCCTGGTGGGGGCGTCGGAGCTCACGCCAGACGCGATGGTGGCCAGCATCCTCGATGCCCTCAAGCAGACGACGCTGATCCGGGATGCCTTCTTCGTGGTGGGCACGACTGACTTCCCCCTCAATGGCCAGCGAGTAGACGTGCGCAGCCGCGAGACCAATCTCGGCAACCTGGCCGCCGACTCCACCATCTGGGGGGCCCAGCAGAACGGCTTCCCCACGGTGGACATGGCCCTCAAGAACGGCGGCGGCATCCGCGACACCATAGAGGGCCCCAGCATTATCCGCCTGGCCGTCCAGGCGGCCCTGGCCTTCGATAACACTCTGACGGTGCTGGAGATGAGCGGTGACCAGGTGCTGGCGGCGATGGAGAACTCGGTCAGCCGGGCCACCTTCACCGATGGCCGGTTCCCGCAGGTCGCGGGCATGGTGCTGGCCTTCGACACCACTTTTGCGCCCATCGAGGGCCAGGCCAGCGTCACCGTGCCCTCCCGGGTGCGTGGCCTGACCATCACCCGCCATGACGGCACGGTGGTGGAACTGGTGAGCGACGGCGCAGCAGACGCCACGGCCCTGGCGGAGATTTTCGTGCTGGCCACCAACAGCTTCACCGCCACCGGCGGCGACGGTTTCGCCGCCTTCGCCGCCGCCACGGTGGTAGGCGCCACCACCGTAGGGGAGCAGGCCATCCTCGAGGGCTATATCGTCGATGTCCTGGGGGGCAACGTCAGCCTGCCGGACGACCCGGCCAACCCCAATCGGGTGATTCGCCTGAGCGAGTAG
- the alkB gene encoding DNA oxidative demethylase AlkB, giving the protein MSHTPDLFAASASGAETLAPGALRLQGFALGHETALRAAIDTVTAAAPWRHMETPGGRTMSVAMTNCGPLGWVSDRRGYRYDPRDPLTGEPWPAMPAAVRELAATAARDAGFAGFEPDACLINRYDPGARLSLHQDKNERDFRAPIVSVSLGLPAVFLFGGERRADRPRRLPLSHGDVLVWGGPARLRYHGVAALADGMHPFAGASRINLTLRRAG; this is encoded by the coding sequence ATGAGCCACACGCCGGACCTGTTCGCCGCATCTGCCAGCGGTGCGGAAACCCTGGCCCCGGGGGCCTTGCGGCTGCAAGGCTTTGCCCTCGGGCACGAGACGGCGCTGCGCGCGGCCATCGATACCGTGACCGCGGCCGCGCCCTGGCGTCACATGGAAACGCCGGGCGGGCGGACCATGTCGGTGGCCATGACCAACTGCGGCCCACTGGGCTGGGTCAGCGACCGCCGCGGCTACCGCTACGACCCACGCGATCCGCTAACGGGCGAGCCCTGGCCGGCTATGCCCGCCGCCGTCCGCGAACTGGCCGCAACCGCGGCCAGGGATGCGGGCTTCGCCGGTTTCGAGCCGGATGCCTGCCTGATCAACCGCTACGATCCTGGCGCACGGCTATCGTTGCACCAGGACAAGAATGAGCGCGATTTCCGCGCGCCCATCGTGTCGGTGTCGCTGGGTCTGCCGGCGGTCTTTCTGTTCGGCGGCGAACGCCGTGCCGACCGGCCACGGCGGCTGCCATTGTCCCACGGGGACGTGCTGGTCTGGGGCGGCCCGGCGCGGCTGCGCTATCACGGCGTGGCCGCATTGGCGGATGGAATGCACCCTTTCGCCGGCGCCAGCCGCATCAACCTCACCCTCCGCCGCGCCGGATAG
- a CDS encoding 2OG-Fe(II) oxygenase — translation MDMSMGMEMGPVRYRDGGAGSSGRYHRLHTRHGVSRLHAGARYSPGVMFHDAA, via the coding sequence ATGGATATGAGCATGGGCATGGAGATGGGCCCCGTACGTTACCGTGACGGCGGTGCCGGCAGCAGTGGCCGTTATCACCGGTTGCATACTCGGCATGGTGTCAGCCGTCTGCACGCCGGCGCACGCTACAGCCCGGGCGTGATGTTCCACGACGCGGCATGA